The sequence below is a genomic window from Neoarius graeffei isolate fNeoGra1 chromosome 4, fNeoGra1.pri, whole genome shotgun sequence.
TTaacggacagacagacacacacaaacaaatgaaagtttgaaagaaaactgagatataccccatcatgtagcatatcatggaagcagaattgaaagatggacattttggaattggtttgaagtaaatatgattaaGGAAGATTGCGGGGGAAAAAAAGatattgacctttttggtgaccttgaccggatgaccctcaaaatgttggaggttctatttgagaccaatgctcatctatcctgaaagtttcatgaagattggtccagctgttttcccataatgttgctaacaaagaaaccccaccaaaaacaataccccacctcctggtggactctgtcccaggcAAGGTAAATATCCACGAAGTGTTCAGTCTATATCATTTCTATGGCTGGGGACCACAGAAACCAAAGTGGTGAGCAGCCAACCACCATTGTTCTGCTTCACGTACCACAAATCAGTAACATTGAAATGATGTGGTTATCGTTACTGTAGTtacatattatccttggtcacctGACTTTATTGTTGTACATACTGCCACACTGTCTATCCTATAAAGGCCAGCTATTGTGTGACCTGTACATTTTTTTAACAGGGAAATATTAAACACATAGTAAAATGTTTTAAGGGGTGGTACATCTGAAGGTGGAACAGATGTCTTTGACAGAACTTTATACTTATTCTTGCTTCTTAAAACAAAGTTTACTTCTTTAGTTTGAGGATCTCTTTGCTGGAGCCATGTGGACAACTGCGCTGGGTCTTACTGTCCTACCACATGTTGGTGGAATCTGTGGAGCATTTATCACAAGAAGAGAGACGACAACGTGGTATGCTTCACTTAACAAACCTTCATGGAGGCCACCCAACCGTGCTTTTGGAGTGGTATGGACAGCTTTATACACTGGCATGGGGTTAGTACATCCGAGACAACTCCTAACTTGCCTTTATAACTTTTGTAAATATAGTTTTTAATGTAATAATGTAGGTTGTGTGGAATGTGGTTTATTGGATCAATATTGATAGTTTTCTGAGTAGAGGAATGAGCTAGAGCATTAGCTTTCTGGCTAGAATTGATGTAGACCATGTCAGCtgtccttcccccccccccttaattGTTAACTAAGGCTTATTAATACTATCGTTTCAGGTATGGGTCATACCTGGTGTATAAAGAGCTTGGAGGCTTCACAGAAGATGCTGTGGTCCCACTGGGACTGTATGGTTTGCAGCTGGCACTGAACTGGG
It includes:
- the tspo gene encoding translocator protein; protein product: MWTTALGLTVLPHVGGICGAFITRRETTTWYASLNKPSWRPPNRAFGVVWTALYTGMGYGSYLVYKELGGFTEDAVVPLGLYGLQLALNWAWTPIFFGAHKIKLALIELVVLTGTVATTMVSWYPVNRTATLLLTPYLAWLCLATSLNYCIWRDNPETKKDEKKST